The Nitrospira sp. sequence CGATGGCGGCTGCGTCTTCAGTGCTGAGGTTGGTGAACAGCACCTGCATGTCCGGTTGCTGCGTCCATAGAGTAAGGGCAATGAGACCCGCAACGGACCCGGCCAACGCAATGAGGATGATCATCCGCTGATTGATGGAGAATTTTGAAAATATACCGGCCACGTTCCCTCACTCCTTCCGGTTGATCAGAGCTGCATCCGTTGAATCTCTTCATATGCTGCGACCAGCTTGTTCCGGATCTGCATCATCAATTGGAACGACACGTCCGCCTCCTGCAGGGCGACCATCGTGCGATGAAGATCCTGCGATTCACCCGTCATGAGGGCATCCACCGCCCGGTTGGATTCTATTCTCGCCTCGTTGACTTTTCCGATGGCGGACTTGAGAGAGTCCACGAACCCGGAGGTACCCGAGGTTTCGGCGGGGCCTGCCGTCCCAATCTTCGCCACATCGGCGATGGGAGCGATACCGGATGTCACGCCGTAAATCTGACTCATCATTACCTCCCGATCTCGAGCGCCTTATTCCACATGGCGCGTGTCGCGTTGATCGCCTGGA is a genomic window containing:
- the fliE gene encoding flagellar hook-basal body complex protein FliE, which translates into the protein MMSQIYGVTSGIAPIADVAKIGTAGPAETSGTSGFVDSLKSAIGKVNEARIESNRAVDALMTGESQDLHRTMVALQEADVSFQLMMQIRNKLVAAYEEIQRMQL